One window of Mauremys mutica isolate MM-2020 ecotype Southern chromosome 6, ASM2049712v1, whole genome shotgun sequence genomic DNA carries:
- the PMAIP1 gene encoding phorbol-12-myristate-13-acetate-induced protein 1 — translation MMPGKPLRKGAQQSPAPAAQEAVTQCSLQLRKIGDICNLQQKILNVITKLFCPGT, via the exons ATGATGCCGGGAAAGCCCCTGCGCAAGGGTGCGCAGCAGAGCCCGGCTCCCGCAG CACAGGAAGCTGTGACGCAGTGCTCCTTGCAACTACGCAAAATAGGAGATATATGCAACCTGCAGCAGAAGATTCTTAATGTTATTACAAAACTGTTCTGCCCAGGAACGTGA